The Kaustia mangrovi genome has a segment encoding these proteins:
- a CDS encoding DUF4336 domain-containing protein: MADNHAYAPYEPLNVLKPVAPDLWIVDGPEIRFRYIGMNLPFPTRMTVVRLPDGALWLHSPTAPEDTLVDAVAALGPVRHLVAPNTIHYWWLPDWADRFPEAQTYGVEGLQRSAKRPLAIANTLSDTPPDAWAGTLDQVVVAGDLLTEADFFHRPSRTLILTDLIENFETERVRPWLYRQALWLAGAADPDGKAPIDMQLTFLRHRKPLRQAVERMISWAPERIVISHGRWYETDGTSELRRAFRWAL, translated from the coding sequence ATGGCGGACAATCATGCCTATGCCCCCTACGAGCCGCTCAATGTCCTGAAGCCCGTCGCCCCCGATCTGTGGATCGTCGACGGGCCGGAGATCCGGTTCCGCTATATCGGCATGAACCTGCCCTTTCCGACCCGCATGACGGTCGTGCGGCTGCCCGACGGCGCGTTGTGGCTGCATTCGCCGACCGCTCCGGAGGACACGCTGGTCGACGCCGTGGCGGCGCTCGGCCCGGTCCGCCATCTCGTCGCGCCCAACACCATCCACTACTGGTGGCTGCCGGACTGGGCGGATCGCTTCCCCGAGGCGCAGACCTACGGGGTGGAGGGGCTCCAGCGGTCCGCCAAGCGCCCGCTGGCCATCGCCAACACCCTCTCCGACACCCCGCCCGACGCCTGGGCGGGAACGCTCGATCAGGTGGTCGTGGCAGGCGACCTCCTGACCGAGGCCGACTTCTTCCACCGCCCGTCGCGCACCCTGATCCTCACCGACCTGATCGAGAATTTCGAGACCGAGCGCGTGCGCCCGTGGCTCTACCGCCAGGCGCTGTGGCTGGCCGGCGCGGCGGACCCCGACGGCAAGGCGCCGATCGACATGCAACTCACCTTCCTGCGCCACCGCAAGCCACTGAGGCAGGCCGTGGAACGCATGATCTCGTGGGCGCCGGAGCGCATCGTGATCAGCCACGGCCGCTGGTACGAGACGGACGGCACGAGCGAGCTGCGCCGCGCCTTCCGCTGGGCGCTATAG